From the genome of Gopherus evgoodei ecotype Sinaloan lineage chromosome 5, rGopEvg1_v1.p, whole genome shotgun sequence, one region includes:
- the LOC115652392 gene encoding transmembrane emp24 domain-containing protein 11-like, producing the protein MKSHLIGILLSFWVAVSPALYFHSGEREEKCIIEDIPSDTLITGSYKVQQWDMHEHRFLESAPGLGMFVTITTPTKELLLSKLYGPQGTFSFTSHLPGEHNICLQSNSTKLISFGGSKLRIHLDIRVGEHFLDEAIAQAKDKVNEVNFRLGHLIEQIHHISKEQNYHREREEYFRLTSEETNNNILRWALAQTLILILVGVWQMKCLKDFFIAKKLV; encoded by the exons ATGAAGAGCCACTTAATAGGAATTCTTTTGAGCTTCTGGGTTGCTGTCTCACCTGCTTTGTATTTTCATTCaggggaaagagaggagaaaTGCATAATAGAAGACATTCCAAGTGATACCTTGATTACTG GGAGTTACAAGGTACAGCAATGGGACATGCATGAACACAGGTTTCTTGAATCTGCTCCTGGTTTGGGAATGTTTGTGACCATTACAACTCCTACTAAGGAG CTACTGTTGTCAAAATTGTATGGTCCACAAGGAACATTCTCTTTTACGTCACACTTACCTGGGGAGCATAATATCTGTTTGCAGTCTAACTCCACAAAGCTTATCTCATTTGGAGGAAGTAAACTG CGTATCCACTTGGACATTAGAGTTGGAGAACATTTTCTTGATGAAGCTATCGCTCAAGCCAAGGACAAAGTTAATGAGGTTAACTTTAGACTCGGACATCTAATTGAGCAAATTCATCACATATCCAAAGAACAAAACTATCACAGA GAACGCGAGGAGTACTTTCGATTGACAAGTGAAGAAACTAACAACAATATCCTGCGGTGGGCTCTTGCACAAACATTGATCCTTATCTTAGTTGGagtctggcaaatgaaatgtctTAAAGATTTCTTTATTGCTAAAAAGCTTGTTTAA